The proteins below come from a single Aegilops tauschii subsp. strangulata cultivar AL8/78 chromosome 6, Aet v6.0, whole genome shotgun sequence genomic window:
- the LOC109753060 gene encoding uncharacterized protein yields MHKATHNKDAAGSEADGDRLTKLPDDLLLNILERVDTLDAIRACVLSKRMMKLPTMLSHFFLTRVFYLSDFLRINSAVAHVTDTILSTRSPEITIIQLKIRFILTQSDCSRIAKSVARAMATHKVGAAEFEIIPEKFSKCSPADLLVHAKQFNDFFGACPDAFAGLTRLWLNNMRFGELDIHNILSTCKLLESLRLSHCDSGFNSMLQLEHAQLTELEVEFGKFEAVELTCLPKLQLVGYKNWFNSHKYPLYFGFVRQLSKLRLAKSGSCSTGTLMFSQFLGNVPSISDLHLDFQSEKIWVLPESPKLLRPVLSNLQHVNLDHLPEGCDLAWTMFILEAAPSLKELCITVWDHWCVMARDEEFRKRNGYCEKADVEWKPHAPDFKHKNLVKLTIYGFQPDGIFVRFIRCVMEHAVNMAEIPLHDRKVCLRCGDLDPKMKCPSRYPRNADERMQIIEELGMSLPAMVRFLS; encoded by the exons ATGCACAAAGCAACTCACAACAAAGATGCTGCTGGCAGCGAAGCAGACGGAGACAGGCTTACCAAGCTGCCTGATGACCTTCTGCTCAACATTCTGGAGAGGGTGGACACGCTCGATGCAATAAGGGCCTGCGTCCTCTCGAAGCGAATGATGAAGCTCCCCACCATGCTCTCGCACTTCTTCCTAA CTCGTGTTTTCTACCTCAGTGACTTTCTCAGAATCAACAGCGCTGTGGCTCATGTAACGGATACCATCTTGAGCACAAGGAGCCCCGAGATCACCATCATCCAACTCAAAATCAGATTCATCTTGACGCAATCAGACTGTTCCAGAATCGCCAAATCTGTTGCTCGCGCCATGGCAACACACAAGGTTGGCGCGGCTGAGTTTGAGATCATACCGGAGAAGTTTTCCAAGTGCTCCCCTGCTGATCTCCTCGTCCATGCGAAGCAGTTCAATGATTTTTTCGGTGCTTGTCCGGATGCATTTGCTGGCCTCACCCGTCTGTGGCTGAACAATATGAGGTTCGGTGAACTGGACATACACAACATCCTCAGCACTTGCAAGCTCTTGGAGTCTTTGCGTTTATCCCATTGTGACTCGGGGTTCAATTCTATGCTGCAGCTAGAACATGCTCAACTTACTGAGCTCGAGGTCGAGTTTGGGAAATTTGAGGCAGTAGAGCTCACTTGCCTGCCAAAACTCCAGCTGGTGGGCTATAAGAATTGGTTCAACTCTCATAAATATCCCCTGTATTTTGGTTTTGTACGACAGCTTTCAAAGCTGAGGCTTGCTAAATCTGGCTCCTGTTCGACTGGGACTCTTATGTTCAGTCAGTTCCTTGGTAATGTTCCTTCCATAAGCGATCTGCATCTGGATTTTCAAAGTGAAAAG ATTTGGGTTCTGCCAGAAAGCCCGAAGCTGCTGAGGCCTGTGCTCAGCAACCTACAGCACGTGAATCTGGACCATCTTCCTGAAGGATGTGATTTAGCTTGGACAATGTTTATTCTTGAAGCTGCACCATCCCTAAAAGAGTTGTGCATCACAGTATGGGATCATTGGTGCGTAATGGCGAGAGACGAAGAGTTTCGGAAGAGAAATGGTTACTGTGAAAAGGCAGACGTGGAGTGGAAGCCACATGCCCCTGATTTCAAGCACAAGAATCTGGTTAAGCTCACCATCTATGGCTTCCAACCTGACGGCATCTTTGTGCGATTCATCAGGTGTGTCATGGAACATGCAGTTAATATGGCGGAGATACCTCTGCATGACAGGAAGGTATGCCTGCGCTGTGGTGACTTGGATCCCAAGATGAAGTGCCCATCAAGATATCCACGGAACGCAGATGAGCGCATGCAGATCATTGAAGAATTGGGGATGTCTTTGCCTGCTATGGTTCGTTTCCTGTCGTAA
- the LOC120966010 gene encoding protein FAR1-RELATED SEQUENCE 5-like gives MEVHEFERRWLAYKKRFRITRKKKDAWIHRMYELREKWSVAYNKGRYFLGMLSNQRSESLNSRLHVHLNRRMKLVDLVQHVEHCVSVLRRNEAALDAVASHTISFTRLTADPLEISASSIYTPVMFSKVKDEIVNLSRWNVLEVEEDTGLVSYGVARKESVHVRFHVTCIFDGSKMESAYCGCRKMESEDFPCAHIFCVLKYNGICTIPACCVKARWTMQAKPAFSSVRSANTHVWSEQMDKYHELRNMASEALFTASASEMQSEKVMEYLRSILDEGNKNDGNTGTPSFVPMPAYFSGARQWFTDQVQDPKPIINPKGRPAKESNKRLKPFLENLQAKKKTLKKVHGQLSRGRKKKVNNTVEEAGEGGGGGGGGGGAEEEEEEEAEEEEEEEEEETGEVSFKKNSCILSTVLVQVELLLKHANMCNLNNVLHYTGKLQQR, from the exons ATGGAGGTTCATGAGTTTGAGAGACGCTGGTTGGCTTATAAGAAGAGATTCAGAATCACAAGGAAAAAGAAAGATGCATGGATTCACAGGATGTACGAGCTGAGAGAAAAGTGGTCTGTAGCATATAACAAGGGAAGGTATTTCCTAGGGATGTTGAGCAATCAGAGGAGTGAGTCTCTAAACTCGAGGCTTCATGTGCACCTGAATAGGAGAATGAAACTCGTTGATCTCGTGCAACACGTTGAACACTGTGTGTCAGTTTTGCGTAGGAATGAAGCAGCATTGGACGCTGTAGCTTCGCACACAATCTCCTTCACTAGATTGACTGCCGATCCACTTGAGATAAGTGCCTCATCTATTTATACCCCTGTTATGTTCAGTAAGGTAAAGGACGAGATTGTCAACTTATCAAGATGGAATGTTCTTGAGGTGGAAGAGGACACTGGTTTGGTTAGCTATGGAGTTGCTCGCAAAGAGTCGGTGCACGTTAGGTTCCATGTCACATGTATTTTTGATGGATCTAAGATGGAAAGTGCATATTGTGGATGTAGGAAGATGGAAAGCGAGGATTTTCCATGTGCTCATATATTTTGCGTTTTGAAGTACAATGGGATATGCACCATCCCCGCATGTTGTGTGAAGGCTAGATGGACAATGCAAGCCAAGCCTGCTTTCAGTTCTGTGAGGAGTGCCAATACACATGTATGGTCAGAACAGATGGATAAGTACCATGAACTGCGCAATATGGCTAGTGAGGCTTTATTCACGGCCTCAGCTAGTGAAATGCAGTCAGAAAAGGTGATGGAGTACCTGAGGAGCATATTGGACGAGGGCAACAAAAATGATGGGAATACTGGCACGCCATCATTTGTTCCTATGCCGGCTTATTTTTCTGGGGCGCGGCAATGGTTTACAGATCAAGTCCAAGACCCTAAACCAATAATAAATCCCAAAGGCAGACCAGCCAAAGAATCGAATAAGAGGTTGAAGCCATTCCTGGAGAATTTgcaagcaaaaaagaaaacattGAA GAAAGTTCATGGTCAGTTGAGTAGGGGGAGGAAGAAAaaagtgaacaatactgtagaagaagcaggagaaggaggaggaggaggaggaggaggaggaggagcagaagaagaagaagaagaagaagcagaagaagaagaagaagaagaagaagaggaaaccggtgaagtaagttttaaaaaaaattcatgtATCTTGTCTACTGTACTTGTGCAAGTCGAACTGTTGTTGAAGCATGCTAATATGTGCAATTTAAACAATGTTTTGCACTACACAGGAAAGCTTCAGCAAAGGTGA
- the LOC109753055 gene encoding LOW QUALITY PROTEIN: uncharacterized protein (The sequence of the model RefSeq protein was modified relative to this genomic sequence to represent the inferred CDS: inserted 2 bases in 2 codons), producing MGANGSMGRMRVPASAATDLYGTGDGICYKCTSEHGEGDGGGMLRITDSESCCAGDERRGVAMVAVASYNLGEGRSQAASVQSKPRHSLVADRDAPHKQFESVNASQEATHNKDTAGSEEDGDRLSKLPNDLLLNILERVDTLDAVRACVLSKRMLKLPAMLSQFFLSCSSIPGHHVRTRVYDVSEFVRTNTVVAHVADNILSTRSPEITISKLKIRFILMQPDCYIIGKSVARAMATQKVGTAEFEIVTEKIHLKCSPADLLXHAKQFNDXFGACPGAFASLRRLWLRSMRFGELDIPNILSTCKLLDSLRLSHCDSGMNSLLQLEHAQLTELEVDYGKFEIVELTCLPKLQRVSYKRWFYSEKDPLLFGFVPHLSKPRLAKSGSLSTRTVVLSQLLGNVPSISDLHLDFESEKIWVLPESPELLRPVLSKLQLVILDNLPEGCDLAWTMFILEAAPSLKELCITVWDHWCNMLMRDKEFRERNGYCEKVDVEWKPHAPDFKHKNLVKLTIYGFQPDDIFVGFISCVMEHAVNMAEICLHDTKVCLCCGDVDPKVKCASRYPRNVDERKKIIEELGISLPAMVHFPS from the exons ATGGGGGCCAATGGATCGATGGGTCGGATGCGAGTACCTGCATCGGCCGCGACAGATCTGTACGGCACTG GCGATGGAATTTGCTACAAGTGCACCAGCGAGCACGGCGAGGGTGATGGGGGTGGGATGTTGCGAATCACGGACAGCGAGTCCTGTTGTGCAGGCGACGAGCGGCGCGGTGTTGCAATGGTGGCCGTGGCGAGCTACAACCTCGGGGAGGGG AGGAGCCAGGCAGCCAGCGTCCAGTCGAAGCCGAGGCACAGCCTCGTTGCTGACCGCGACGCTCCGCACAAGCAGTTTGAAAGT GTAAATGCATCACAGGAAGCAACTCACAACAAAGACACTGCTGGCAGCGAAGAAGACGGAGACAGGCTTAGCAAGCTGCCAAATGACCTTCTGCTCAACATTCTGGAGAGGGTGGACACGCTCGATGCAGTAAGGGCCTGCGTCCTATCCAAGCGAATGCTCAAGCTCCCCGCCATGCTCTCGCAGTTCTTCCTGAGCTGTAGTTCCATTCCAGGTCACCATGTTAGAACTCGTGTTTACGACGTCAGTGAATTTGTCAGAACCAACACTGTTGTGGCTCATGTAGCGGATAACATCTTGAGCACAAGGAGCCCGGAGATTACCATCAGCAAACTCAAAATCAGATTCATCTTGATGCAACCTGACTGTTACATAATTGGCAAATCTGTCGCCCGTGCCATGGCGACACAGAAGGTTGGCACAGCTGAGTTTGAGATCGTAACAGAGAAGATTCATTTGAAGTGCTCTCCTGCCGATCTCC GCCATGCGAAGCAGTTCAATG TTTTCGGTGCTTGTCCAGGTGCATTTGCTAGCCTCAGGCGCCTGTGGCTGCGCAGTATGAGGTTTGGTGAACTGGACATACCCAATATCCTCAGCACTTGCAAGCTCCTGGATTCTTTGCGTTTATCCCATTGTGACTCGGGGATGAATTCTTTGCTGCAACTAGAACATGCTCAACTTACTGAGCTCGAGGTCGACTATGGGAAATTTGAGATAGTTGAGCTGACATGTCTACCAAAACTCCAACGGGTGAGCTATAAGAGGTGGTTCTACTCTGAGAAAGATCCCCTGTTATTTGGTTTTGTACCACATCTTTCAAAGCCGAGGCTTGCTAAATCTGGCTCCCTATCGACTAGGACTGTTGTGTTAAGTCAGCTCCTTGGTAATGTTCCTTCCATAAGCGATCTGCATCTGGATTTTGAAAGTGAAAAG ATTTGGGTTCTGCCAGAAAGCCCGGAGCTGCTCAGACCTGTGCTTAGCAAACTACAGCTTGTGATTCTGGACAATCTTCCTGAAGGATGTGATTTAGCTTGGACAATGTTTATTCTTGAAGCTGCACCATCCCTAAAAGAGTTGTGCATCACAGTATGGGATCATTGGTGCAATATGTTGATGAGAGACAAAGAGTTTCGGGAGAGAAATGGCTACTGTGAAAAGGTGGACGTGGAGTGGAAGCCACATGCCCCTGATTTCAAGCATAAGAATCTGGTTAAGCTCACCATCTATGGCTTCCAACCTGATGACATCTTTGTGGGATTCATCAGTTGTGTCATGGAACATGCGGTCAATATGGCGGAGATATGTCTGCACGACACGAAGGTATGTCTGTGCTGTGGTGACGTGGATCCAAAGGTGAAGTGCGCATCCAGATATCCACGGAACGTTGATGAGCGCAAGAAGATCATTGAAGAATTGGGGATTTCTTTGCCTGCTATGGTTCACTTCCCGTCGTAA
- the LOC109753051 gene encoding putative F-box/FBD/LRR-repeat protein At5g22610: MTKKRHHRRRNVNATQKATHNKDAASSEEDTDRLTKLPNDLLLNILERVDTLDAIRACILSRQMMKLRTMLSQFFLSCSSIPGHHFNVSEFVRTNGVVAHVTDNILSTRSPEITISRLKIRFLLVQPDCYTIGKSVAHAMATQKVGAAEFQIVTDKTHLMCSPADLLDHAKQLNDFFGACRDAFAGLRRLWLCNMRFGGELDIPNILSTCKLLESLRLTHCDSGMNSVLQLEHAQLTELEVDYGKFEIVELTCLPKLQRVSYKSWFYSEKDPLYFGFVPQLSKLRLAKTGSRSTRTLELSQLLGNVPSISDLHLDFESEKIWVLPESPELLRPVLSKLQHVILDKLPEECDLAWTMFILEAAPSLKELCITVWDHWCHMVMRDKEFRERNGYCEKADVEWKPHAPAFKHKNLVKLTIYGFQPDDIFVRFIRCVMEHAVHMAEICLHDRKVCLRCGDLDPKMKCPSRYPRNADERMQIIEELGMSLPGFVRFMS, from the exons ATGACGAAGAAAAGACATCACCGCAGACGCAAT GTAAATGCAACACAGAAAGCAACTCACAACAAAGATGCTGCCAGCAGCGAAGAAGACACAGACAGGCTTACCAAGCTGCCTAATGACCTTCTGCTAAACATTCTGGAGAGGGTGGACACGCTCGATGCAATAAGGGCCTGCATCCTCTCGAGACAAATGATGAAGCTCCGCACCATGCTCTCGCAGTTCTTCTTAAGTTGTAGTTCCATTCCAGGTCACCATTTCAACGTCAGTGAATTTGTCAGAACCAACGGTGTTGTGGCTCATGTAACGGATAACATCTTGAGCACAAGGAGCCCAGAGATCACCATCAGCAGACTCAAAATCAGATTCCTCTTGGTGCAACCTGACTGTTACACAATTGGCAAATCTGTCGCCCATGCCATGGCAACACAGAAGGTTGGCGCGGCTGAGTTTCAGATCGTAACAGACAAGACTCATTTGATGTGCTCTCCTGCCGATCTCCTCGACCATGCAAAGCAGCTCAATGATTTCTTCGGTGCTTGTCGTGATGCATTTGCTGGCCTCAGGCGCCTGTGGCTGTGCAATATGAGGTTTGGTGGTGAACTGGACATACCCAACATCCTCAGCACTTGCAAGCTCTTGGAGTCTTTGCGTTTAACCCATTGCGACTCTGGGATGAATTCTGTGCTGCAACTAGAACATGCTCAGCTTACCGAGCTCGAGGTCGACTATGGGAAATTTGAGATAGTTGAGCTGACATGTCTACCGAAACTCCAACGGGTGAGCTATAAGAGTTGGTTCTACTCTGAGAAAGATCCCCTGTATTTTGGTTTTGTGCCACAGCTTTCAAAGCTGAGGCTTGCTAAAACTGGCTCCAGATCGACTAGGACTCTTGAGTTAAGTCAGCTCCTCGGTAATGTTCCTTCCATAAGCGATCTGCATCTGGATTTTGAAAGTGAAAAG ATTTGGGTTCTACCAGAAAGCCCGGAGCTGCTTAGGCCTGTGCTCAGCAAACTACAGCATGTGATTCTGGACAAACTTCCTGAAGAATGTGATTTAGCTTGGACAATGTTTATTCTTGAAGCTGCACCGTCCCTCAAAGAGCTGTGCATTACAGTATGGGATCATTGGTGCCATATGGTGATGAGAGACAAAGAGTTTCGGGAGAGAAATGGCTACTGTGAAAAGGCAGACGTGGAGTGGAAGCCACATGCCCCTGCTTTCAAGCACAAGAATCTGGTTAAGCTCACCATCTATGGCTTCCAACCTGACGACATCTTTGTGCGATTCATCAGGTGTGTCATGGAACATGCGGTTCATATGGCGGAGATATGTCTGCATGACAGGAAGGTATGTCTGCGCTGTGGTGACTTGGATCCCAAGATGAAGTGCCCATCGAGATATCCACGGAACGCTGATGAGCGCATGCAGATCATTGAAGAACTGGGGATGTCTTTGCCTGGTTTTGTTCGCTTCATGTCGTAG